The genomic window ATTACAGCTAGACGCCTGCTTTGGTTGCAGAACTGGTCCACTGACACTATTTCAAAAATGAATCTCACAAAGTTGCCCTTCAAGGGTCATCCATTGTTTGGGAATGAGTAGGAAAAAATGGCGAATTGGTGGGAGATTCCAAGTTTCcatggttgccagaggataagaagtcaccccccccccccatttctcttACACAAGAGATCATTTTCACGACTTTCAGTTTTCACCCAGCCAGATGCTCAGGTAATCAGAGGTCCAGATCATTCGAATGGCCACAGTCCTTTCGAGCAAAGAAGCCTGGTAGGAATGGAAGCtctggttctgttctgttccTTGCAATGAGCTTTTGGGAGTCCATCCTCTGCTGCTGGAGATACGACAGCCGCCTGTCTCAATTTTATCCGAGATGGCCCCACATCTCTTCCaaccaatgggttctggaggtgatgcGGGACATATATGCACTGAACTTATCCATCCTCTTACAGACACTTTTATGGTTTCCCCTTGCAACTCCATAGAAAAAAGAACAGCAGCGCAATCCACCTTACAGTGGTTGATTGATTTGAAGACCGTTGTTCCAGCTCCAAAGAATCAGGAAAGTACAGACTGCtaatccatttatttcatggacCCCAAGAAGGAGGTTCCTTTAGCCCTATTCTGGATCTGAAAGTCTCTTCGGGTtactcacttcaagatggagaccTTAAGGTCAGTAATCATGGTAGTTCAGAAGGGAAAGTTTCTCACGTCACTCGACTTCATGGAGGGCTAGTTACACATTCTGATtcgcaagcagcagcagcagcagtgtttcTTGCATTTTGTGATGCTAagtcgccattatcagtttcaggtctTACCTTTCGGCTTGGCTATGGCACCCAGACCCTTTTTCAAGGTAATGGTGGTTGTGGCCACTGCACTTCGCAGGGAAGGCATCTTAGTCCATCTGTATTTGGACAACCAGTTAATCAGGGCCATATCAGAGGCAGAGAGCTGCATGGTGTCGAGCAGGGTGGTACAACTTCTGCAGCACCTGGATTGGGGGATGAATTTAGCCAAGAGTAGGCTACAGCCATCCCAGATTCTGGACTATTTCGGAATCTGATTTGATATGGTTCAGGGCAATGTATTTCTTCCAGAATGCATATCCATAAGATTTGGGAACAAGTCCAGGTCTTGCAGGCAGCAGTCCATCCAACAGTATGGACATACTTACAGACACTGAGCTCAATGGCAGCAACACTAAAGGTAGTTACTTTGGTGGCTACAGTAGAGGGAACATATGAGCAGGTGGATGGACTTGGAAGTTCCTGACAGAATAGTGgtcacaacagatgtgagcctccagggctggggaaCTCACTTTTAGGAATTGGTGGCACAGGGGCAGTGGTCTCCCGAGGAGATATCTTGGCCCATCAATCAGCCCAAGCGATTCATCTGGCATTCTTGAAGTTTGTGGACCAGTTCACTGGAAGAGCAGtgtgagtgatgtcagacaacactATGGCTGTGACCTATATAAATCAAGGGGGTACTCGGAGTcaaaaggtcctctggaggtgaatATCCTCCTGCCGTGGGTGGAGCAGCATCTTCAAGGACTATTGGCCTCCCATATCACACTGGCTGACAATGTTCAGATAGATTATCTCAGTCATCACACTTTGGACCTGGGAGATGGGAGTTTGTGCCCGAGGCCTTTTGCCTCATCGTAGCTTGGTAGGGGTGGCCTttcctggatctgatggcaaacCGCAAGAATGCAAAGGTGGAGCATGTTTACAGTTAAAAAAGGAGATGTTCGAGCACTTGGGGTAGATGTGCTGTTTCAGTCTTGGCTGAGAAACGAGTTGCTGTATGTGTTTTTGTCATGGCCTATGATCAGCAGGTTGCTCCAGAAGATTTTACAGTATCCAGGCTTAGTGCTGCTAATGGTCCTGAACTGGCCACACAGGCTATGGTACGTGGAACTTCTTCATCTTCTGGTAGAAGAGCTGCAGAAGCTGCCTCCTCATAGGGTTCTTCTGTGGCAGGGTCTGATCCTCCACGACAATCCAGAACAGTTTTGACTTACAAtttgacccttgagagggcttggatCTTGAAGCACGGCTATTCCTTAGCAGTGGTGAGTATGCTGTTGCAAGCACATAAGTTTTTCTCTTTCATTGGCCTACATTCGAATCTGGCGGATTTTTGAGAATGGGTACTAGGATTGCTTTTGTTTTACCTCCAAAGAATCAATTCCCTAAATCTTAGAATTTTTGCAGGAAAGTCTGAGTAAGGAATCGGCCCTGAATATGCTGTAAGTGCAAGTGGTAGCGTTGGCATGTTATAGGGATCATGTGCAGGGAGACCTCTGTCTTCACATCCAGAAGTGTCTAGGTTTTTGAGAGATGTGAATCACATTAGGCCTCCGTTACATATACTTGTGCCCCTTTGGGATTTGAATCTGTTCCTTTCCTTTTTAGTGGGTTCAACCTTTCACCCACTTCAACACCTTTCCTTACATTTGTTGACCCTCAAGATGGCATTTCTATTGCTATTTGTTCATTGCAGTGGTTTTCAGAACTACATGCTTTGTCTTGTAGAGAGCTCTTCTTGGTCATCACTCCAGAAAGGGTACAGATAAGGtctgtgccttccttcttgccaaaggtggtttcagattttcacttgaataaTCTATTTCATTACCATTCTTGGACAGGGATTTAGATGAGCAGGAATTCTGGATGTGTGGCTGCGTTTATTACGATATCTTAGTTACCAATGAATTTCGCAGATAAGATCgactctttaagaacataagaacataagaaaatgccatactgggtcagaccaagggtccatcgagcccagcatcctgtttccaacagtggccaatccaggccataagaacctggcaagtacccaaaaactaagtctattccatgtaaccattgctaatggcagtggctattctctaagtgaacttaatagcaggtaatggacttttcctccaagaacttatccaatccttttttaaacacagctatactaactgcactaaccacattcgctggcaacaaattccagagtttaattgtgcgttgagtaaaaaagaactttctccgattagttttaaatgtgccccatgctaacttcatggagtgccccctagtctttctactatccgaaagagtaaataaccgattcacatctacccgttctagacctctcatgattttaaacacctctatcatatcccccctcagtcgtctcttctccaagctgaaaagtcctaacctctttagtctttcctcataggggagttgttccattccccttatcattttggtagcccttctctgtaccttctccatcgcaattatatcttttttgagatgcggcgaccagaattgtacacagtattcaaggtgtggtctcaccatagagcgatacagaggcattatgacattttccgttttattcaccattccttttctaataattcccaacattctgtttgcttttttgactgccgcagcacactgcaccgacgatttcagtgtgttatccactatgacacctagatctctttcttgggttgtagcacctaatatggaacccaacattgtgtaattatagcacgggttatttttccctatatgcatcactttgcacttatccacattaaatttcatctgccatttggatgcccaattttccagtctcacaaggtcttcctgcaatttatcacaatctgtttgtgatttaactactctgaacaattttgtgtcatctgcaaatttgattatctcactcgtcgtatttctttccaaatcatttataaatatattgaacagtaagggtcccaatacagatccctgaggcactccactgtccactcccttccactgagaaaattgcccatttaatcctactctctgtttcctgtcttttagccagtttgcaatccacgaaaggacatcgccacctatcccatgactttttacttttcctagaagcctctcatgaggaactttgtcaaacgccttctgaaaatccaagtatactatatctactggttcacccttatccatatgtttattaactccttcaaaaaagtgaagcagatttgtgaggcaagacttgccctgggtaaagccatgctgactttgttccattaaaccatgtctttctatatgttctgtgattttgatgtttagaacactttccactatttttcctggcactgaagtcaggctaaccagtctgtagtttcccggatcgccccttgagctctttttaaatattggggttacatttgctatcctccagtcttcaggtacaatggatgattttaatgataagttgcaaatttttactaataggtctgaaatttcattttttagttccttcagaactctggggtgtataccatccggtccaggtgatttactaactcttcagtttgtcaatcaggcctaccacatcttctaggttcaccgtgatttgattcagtccatctgaatcattacccatgaaaaccttctccattacgggtacctccccaacatcctcttcagtaaacaccgaagcaaagaaatcatttaatctttccgcgatggccttatcttctctaagtgcccctttaacccctcgatcatctaacggtccaactgactccctcacaggctttctgcttcggatatatttaaaaaagtttttactgtgagtttttgcctctacagccaacttcttttcaaattctctcttagcctgtcttatcaatgtcttacatttaacttgccaattttatgctttatcctattttcttctgttggatccttcttccttctccttcatgGAGCCATTAAGAAGAGGGAAGTGGTTTCTCACGCTATGGTGACTCATTGGATTAAGAAGGTTGTGGCAGTGGCTTATGTAGATGTGGTAAAGCCTTTACCAAAGCAAGTTAGAGTGCATTCGACCTGGGTGCAGGCAGTTTCCTGAACAGAATTGTGGTTACTTTCGCCAgcagagatttgtagggcggcaacatggtcttccttgcataTGTTTGCAAGGCATTATCGACTGGATGTTGTGGCAAGAGAGGATGTGCCTTTTGTTAGGGCGGTGCTActgggaggcaggcagcctcccacctttctggggagtagctttagtacatcccTCTATTGTGAACTGGCCTGCCTGGATGAAGGTGAAatttaatatttacctgataatttcctttcctctagaacAGGCAAGGACAGTCCATCATCCCACCCTGGGCTGCCTTGTCACGGTCATGCTTTTTCTGACTTGCATGGTCCTTGTCAGATAAATTTGTGGTAACAGTGCAAGGATCCCGGATAGTGTCTGGATTAGTGGAGAACCTAGTAAGTGGATTCCCTCTATGGGATAGACCTATTTACTGTTTTCCTCTTTTAACGTTGTATTAGTTTCATGTTGAGTCCAGTGCTtcctttgaaaaaaacaaacaaacataatttTGCATACTAATTCTTGTTAAAGTTTGAGCTggtttagttgtccacagttggcctttgaagaaaatactggcaggctgatgtctatGCAGGGCTATCAGGGAGTGACATCAATGAGTCAGtgatctccatctccatctgctggttggattgcataacccactagtgtggactggcctgcctgtcctagaggaaaggaaattatcaggtaagtagtaatttcaccttccattATATGAAATATGGATCCATCCAAAGTTTTTAAGAAAGTAATTTTCAGCAGCCCATATAGAACTATAATCTTTGATTACAAAGTACCTGCAAACTTTAGCCCAGATTTAATAAAGTGGAATCATGCTCAtaagttcactttaaaaatttaaaagttGTTCCAATATGAACATGGACATATGTGCAAAACATTACACCTATTCCCAAGTAGCTGTAACTTTCtacgttacatttacatgtgtgttCTGGGCATACTTTTCCTTACACAACCCCCTAGATGATTTTTAAAAGTctattcctgtacgtacccggatcagtccagacagtgggttgagcctcctttccagcaggtggagacagactaaaacttgcaggataccctatatcaggacagagcctatcctctcacccttcagtattcgtctgtctccagcaggtgcagcatctccccttcggttctctgctgtaggctagtcagcctcttctttctctttaggctcaagcaagtacttcttttggttcttgtttttaaaaaaaaaaaggatctctgaaggaaatttctgccttctttagtgcttttctgttttttgtgtgggagatgtccgtctcccagctcttgcctggctcaggggggcttgtccccttttgcaggagggggttccctgcatagtcctgagtccgtggacgcttccaggtgtggggaccgacgctctctgggcctcgttccccctctggctgccgagagggttttgaacccgctgctgcgctcagtaaaaaaaaaaaaggagctaaaaggtgttaaactttcaataagttgcaggtactcacctacctctaacttatttgcagcagttgaccagcttttttatttttttctggtcagaatagggctagaaccggcagtcagagaagcagaaggcagcaggtttcccgcctgctctctcctgctgtgcaggctgtcaatcaagctttttttcaacttttttttctgcagccaaggtttagctatgtcccggctgactgcctgtctttcttgtgggctgtcctcttcgcgtttttcgcgtcagggcctctgcactgcttgcctgccgggtgggggaaggtccctcctcggcaggacaagcaaatttagcccggggctccactccttccggcatggctaggcctttcccgggtcggcagagcctgggaatggccgccatcttggatttttcatcggggccgatttcagtgctccctggggctggggggccggatttttttgatttaacccccgatttggcccccgtgggtccccaggagggggcggtcctgaccttccctcgcccccccctctccctccccccctgcaaatccagggtccctttttccgcggatttcgtcctcctcatgcacaaatcttatctagctagcctgcatgagctggatgaaagcccccccccccccttgcccacccccgccaaaaatccctcgttcagcgccgttgaccactggaccggccgcggagcctcagggaccagttcgggtgcgggtggtcccgggtggtcccgggggtccgtccccccccccctcccccagtgtctCCCGGGTCCTCGcaccccgctgcttcctcggatttggcggatgcccccccccagagggggatgaccccagagcccttcgtctttttcgtaaggaggagttagagcccctcctcccttttgttttggaggagctgggtctggaaagtccctccgtggataatctcatggcctcactccctaaggatatgaacccggttttgggagggctccgggctccggcctcggcctttcccttccaccccatgcttaagctccttatcctgcgggaatgggaggcttcTGAGGGTGCGCTCcaggtggggcgtgcgatggataagctctatcccctcccggaagagggcttggagctgttgcgatatccatcggtggattcttatgtttctgcagtgggcaagcacaccacgattccggtggaaggttccacggccttgaaggattcacaagatcgtaagctggaggctcacctgaagcgcatctttgacGTCCTAGCCCTCGGGGTTCGGGCATATTGggtagcagtctcatgatgcgggcgggcctccagtgggtccaacagttactctgcgcccgggagcttccgccaggtgaggcagaacaagccaAACGTCTGGAGGTGGTAATCGCTTATGTGTCAAACGCCCGCTACGATTTCGTCCGtgtgcaggcgaaggcgatggtttcggcagtggctgcccggaggctcctttggctatgccactggtcggctgatcagtcctcgaagacccggctgggcacgcttcccttcaaaggtaagatgctctttggcgaggaccttgacaagcttatggactccttggctgacaaggtccataagcttccagaggaccgccctaagtcttctcGGTCCTTCGGGGCCTCTCGCTTTCGCTTCAGGGGTCAGCGTCGCTCCGCTTCTCGCGGGCGGGCCAGTGCTgcgagggggtcttctcgtgcgcagtcctggtcgcagtcctttcgtggcaggcggttttttcgcgagggccagcccgtgcgtaccaccgctaaacctgtcacgcaatgaagttcagccgacccattcctcggtccctTACCTCAGcggggaacttccagatctctttctgttctccccttgcggccgggccaagagggacgcagtggtccagactctctccaagcttctggatctgggggcggtggtcccagtcccaaaaggggaaattggcgccggccagtattctatttacttcaccgtgccaaaaaaggatgggtccttccgcccaatcctggacctcaagagggtcattcgggccctcaagatcccccacttcctcatggaaaccctatgggcggtcattgcggcggtccgtccCAGAGAGTTCCTTACTTCCttcgatctcgcagaagcatattttcatattcccatccaccgtgactaccagaagtatctccgattccacattttcaaccaggacttccagtttcgagctctccccttcggcctcgcgaccgctcctcgcaccttcacgaaggtcatggtagtagtggcagcggccttgcgccgggaggggattctcgtccatccctatctggatgattggctcatcagggccaagtcggagacctcttgccggcgggcggtggatcACGTCTtagagctccttgcctctctcgggtggatagtgaacttttccaagagcaagcttcagccctcccaggagttggaatttctgggagcacacttcgacgcccgagtaggcaaggtattcTTACCTCTGGCgtgagccctcaagctgatcgatcaggtccagaatctgattgcgctgtcttccccgacagcctgggattatctccaagtcctgggctccatggcttctaccatcgatctggtcccctgggcctttgctcatatgcgtccgttacagaaagctctgctgtctcgttggcaaccagtgtcggagcagttccacgtagtccttccaTTCTTGGAGTCTACTAcagacgaattacagtggtggctgtaaTTCGTCTGTAGGGAAGAGGCATctcctgcaagggatgcctcttcaagctccacagtggacgatagtaaccacggacgccagcctgttgggctggggtgtggtctgcctttctcagtccacccaagGGACATGGTCCCAAGTCtgtcgcgctggcacatcaatcgactggaaacgtTGGCGGTCTGCCTGGCCCTTCAGGAGCTTCTTCacctgatccgcggcaaggcggtacgagtcctgtcaGACAACTCCACtacagtcgcctacatcaatcgccaagggggcactcgcagtcccctggtagccttagaagccagccgcctcttcgcctgggcggagcgtcacctacagtgccttgcggcctctcacatcgccggaaaggacaatgttcaagccgacttcctcagctggcagtcgctcgatccgggagagtgggagctctcggacgcggccatggctctgatactggacaggtggggtcctcctcatctcgacctcatggcaactctgcgcaatgccaaggccaatcggttcttcagccgctggcgggagcacggcgcagagggcgtggatgctctggctctcccttggccagcggacgtccttctgtacttgtttcccccgtggcctctggtaggaAAGATTCTCAGGAGAATTTAACTCCAccggggtccggtgattctcgtcactcccgagtggccgcgaaggccgtggttcgcagatctcatcaatctagcggtggacagGCCCCTGCGCCTCAAATCATCTCCCTcatctcctccggcaggggcctgtatttttcgaccaggccgatcgcttctgtctagcggcctggcttttgaacggcgtcacCTGAGGCGCAAAGGATATAGGGAgaaggtcatctccaccctgctgcgagcccggaagcaatcgacttctctggcctatgtgcgcatctggaaggtctttgagtccgcATGTACAGAGGCGGGTGTCCCGGCATGCTCCGCCTCGATccctttggttctttcttttcttcagaaaggtctctctaagggtctctccttcagttccttacgcgttcaagtctctgcactcggctctctcctgggtcgggtggacggtcatgccttagctGCTCACCCGGACGTGATTCATTTGCTGAGGGGtgttagacacctccgccccccctcctgggccacgtgtccatcttggagtctcaacctggtccttcgtgctctctgtgcggctccctttgagcctcttcgccacgctacgctcaaggatcttactcttaagactgtctttctagtctctatttcctctgctcgttgtatttccgagcttcaggcgctgtcctgtcgggagcccttcttgcgtttttctgattctGGGGTCTCTCTCAGGgcggttccttctttcttgcctaaggttgtctccgcctttcacatcaaccagtcggtagaactccctgcgttctctccggaggagattgcgggtacggctggGGGCGACCTCCGTCGGCTGGATGTCAAGCGAGTCTTGCTTCGTTATCTTCAAGTCACCAATTTCTTCCgcgtatcggaccatctcttcgtcctttggagtggtcccaaccggggtaaacaggcttctaagaccacgattgcacggtggttgaaagaagccatttcctcggcatatctttgtcaGGGTCGTCCGCTTTctgagggtctgaaagcccattctctccgttctcaggctacttcgtgggcggagagtcagtctgtctccccgcaggagatttgcagggccgccacttggacgtctctgcacacttttgcttggcactaccgtctggatgtccacaccccggtgttcggttcctttgggcggcaagtgcttcgagcgggactgtctcggtcccacccagtttagggaagctttggtacatcccactgtctggactgatccgggtacgtacaggaaaggaaaattagttcttacctcttaatttttgttcctgtagtaccacggatcagtccagacgcccttccctgtctgtcttctgtcctctcggagcttgttttcttgcaggtctgcagattttcatattttccttggtgcaagattactgagcatttacaccggaagccttggtggttattttataccaagtttatgcaagagcgtataggtataccatgcttctacattaatctatggttgctccgttgagctttttgattacttgcttgatcctattcttgagtttattgttttatgctttgacatacgttatactgaagggtgagagaataggctctgtcctgatatagggcatcctgcaagttttagtctgtctccacctgctggaaaggaggctcaacccactgtctggactgatccatggtactacaggaacgaaaattaacaggtaagaactaattttcctttttacatgcaaaaacctttttaaaaataatcccCTCAGTCATATGGAATATTTTCTTATATATGTCCTTCTCTATAGCTGTAAAATTAATGAACATGCTCTCATTTTTATCCAACAGATGATGGATTCAGGAACAATAGTGAGAGGCAGAGAGTATGTGATGGACATCAAAGGAGGGAATGGAAACAGAGAGACCTCTCCAGAGACAGCCCAGATCCTTCAGCTGAATGTGAAGGAAATATCTGTAGAGTAACATCACCCAGGGTGAAAGAAAAAGTTCATAAAAGAGAGAGGCCAAAGACATGTACTGAACAAAACAGAAATTCCAACTTTTGCCCAAATCTTGTACAAACTCAGAAACTTAAAGAAACAGAGAGACCATTTCAAAGATCTGATACTCAGGAAAACTTCATCACAAACTCATATTCTGTTGAACACCAGTTTGAATGTGGCAAGAAATTCACTCAGATTACAAGTCAAAGATGTATCCAACAATATCATacaagggagaaaaaaattaGAGGTACTGAATGTGAAGAAAGaaattctaagaaaacaaaacttaTAGCACCtaaaaacattaacatggaaAAGAAACTATTAGGCTCAGGTTGTGAACAAAATTTCAGTTACAAATCTCAGCTGAGAAAACATGAAATGACTCATGATAGAtacaaaccatttaaatgtagtgAATGTGATAAAGGTTTCAGTGACAAACGCCACCTGCAACAGCATGAAATAACCCATAGTGGACACCAGCCATATaagtgttctgaatgtgataaacgTTTCCGTCAGAAAGGCAGCTTGCATTGCCATAAAAGGattcacactggagagaaaccatttaaatgctcTGAATGTGACAAATGTTTCCGTCAGATAGGCAGCTTGACTTGCCATAAAAGGATCCATactggagagaagccatttaaatgttctaaTTGTAATAAATGTTTTCGGCAGGCTGGCACCTTGCGAAGCCATGAAAAACTCCACACCGGAGTgagaccatttaaatgttctgaatgtgatagaTGGTTCAGTGAGACACGTTACCTGCGAAAGCATGAAAAGACTCACAGGGGAGAGAATAGTTGAATGGAGTAAATGTCTCTCACCAAGTCTTGCTGAATACCTTCATGTCGTGATTCTGTTGCATAATATCTCGACTAAATCTCAGCAAGGCAGCTATTATTGAAATATGGaagtaagcaaaaaaaataaaaacacactggCTATACATTGCCCAGGATATAAATGTGCCCACCCTTAGCCTAAGCACTAGGGCCAATGATGATGGTAACAATAGCACTGAATCTTCAGGTGAAGTTAAGAGCCTTGGTGCACTATAAGTCATGGTGAACTTGTCCATGGACCCACTTCAACAGTAGACAGACCACAGAAGCTAATGAAGAAATTAAGAGGATTATCAACAATTTGATGGACCACTGAAGATAAAAGGAGATGATGTACTGCTACTTTTACGCCAAATGAAAACTGCATTGATTGAGTATAACAAGAACACCATTAAAATATGGCAAACTACGCTCCA from Rhinatrema bivittatum chromosome 3, aRhiBiv1.1, whole genome shotgun sequence includes these protein-coding regions:
- the LOC115088546 gene encoding zinc finger protein OZF-like; this encodes MAYDQQVAPEDFAVSRLSAANGPELATQAMASVTFSDVAAYFWEVEWSILGEWQKELYKKVIKEIHGILMSRGYSILNPDVIFKIKKEDEKYFAQHCEWQGKENIKDPTISLPIVTSVFSLSVKQEEDLPFLDPPEEIHSPVKSFPNVKPDILIRFKQEGFRNEAQECEERQNLPIAGTCSQDCSPYPMVEILKTEKPPVSDHLEGGEKNNDTKNDDGFRNNSERQRVCDGHQRREWKQRDLSRDSPDPSAECEGNICRVTSPRVKEKVHKRERPKTCTEQNRNSNFCPNLVQTQKLKETERPFQRSDTQENFITNSYSVEHQFECGKKFTQITSQRCIQQYHTREKKIRGTECEERNSKKTKLIAPKNINMEKKLLGSGCEQNFSYKSQLRKHEMTHDRYKPFKCSECDKGFSDKRHLQQHEITHSGHQPYKCSECDKRFRQKGSLHCHKRIHTGEKPFKCSECDKCFRQIGSLTCHKRIHTGEKPFKCSNCNKCFRQAGTLRSHEKLHTGVRPFKCSECDRWFSETRYLRKHEKTHRGENS